Part of the Paenibacillus guangzhouensis genome is shown below.
CATGATACAATGGGCCATACGTTTACTTCCATGATTCTTGGAATGGAGACATTGAAGTCCCATATTCATTCGAATGAAGGGGAAGTTAAGCTGCAGCGTATGCTCAAGCTGGCAAGAACGGGGTTAGACGATATTCGCCGTCAAGTGCATCAGATGGATCCGATCGAGGAGGCACTGCCGTTAGATCGATCGCTGCTTCAGATCATGGATGAGTTTAAGACGAACACAGGGATCCGGGTTGTATTTCGCACAATGGGCGAGCCATATCCTGTGGTGAAGCAGGGCAAGCTGGCGCTTCATCGCTGTCTGCAGGAGGCGCTAACCAACTCCAGCCGCCATGGGCAGGCGAGCACGATTCAAGTCCTTCTTCAATATGATCCTGCGCAGTTGATGCTGCAGGTACAGGATAATGGTAAGGGTACGGATAGCCTTCAGTATGGATTCGGTCTGACAGGTATGAAGGAACGACTGGCCTCAATGCAAGGCAAGCTCTATATCCATTCGCAGGCTGATGCCGGCACGGTGATGGCCTGTACGTTGCCGAACACGTCTCATGACAGTGGACAAAGCATCAAGATTTTGTTGGTGGATGATCAACCGTTGGTCCGCGAAAGTCTGAGATTGTTGTTGGGAGAAGAACGGGATTTTGAAGTGACGGTCGTTGGAGACGGCAAGCAAGCCATCCAGCAATGTGGGAAGGATCGTCCCGACATTGTATTAATGGACATTAACATGCCCGAGATGGACGGGATTGAGGCTACCAAGTCTTTGAAAGAGAAATGGCCGGACATTCGGATCATCATGATCACAACAATCGAGGATGTCACCTTAGCGGCTGAAGCGCTTCGTATAGGAGCGGAAGGCTACCTGCTGAAATCGATACATCCTAAGGAATTAGCCGCAACGGTTCGGCTTGTATATGGCGGGGGGACCATGATTTCGCAGGACATGGCCTATCAATTGTTTCAATTTCATAAGGGGGATCAGGCACCGAATCCATACGAGCTGACTGAACGGGAGATCGATGTTCTACGGTGCTTGACGGAAGGGCTTCGTAACAAGGAAATTGCGCAAAATTTGCATTTGTCAGAAGGTACGATACGCAATTATATCTCATCTATCTATCTAAAATTGCAAGTAAATGGCCGTGAAGAGGCAGTAGAGAAGGCAAAACTGGAGTGTCTGATTCATCGGAATCCGGTAGGTTCGTCCCGGTAACCGGACGTTAGACGCATTGTTCCAGAAGTATGATGGAGAGTAAAATAATAGGAACATGCGAATCGGGGCAATCAGCCGGTGAAGGATAAGGAAAGGCGGGAGACGATGAACTCACGACAGGAAGAAGCGCTGGAAGAGATGAAGGCGGCGATTTATGAATGGTTCGATGAGCAGGAGAAACGAAAGGACGTGGAGGACGCGGTCAAGCGTACCACACTGCAAATAGGCATCTTTAACGACATGGAGTTAGATTACAGGCCGGGTAGGACGATCGTGGATAGCTCAGGCTTTGGAGGGAACGATGCAGGGCGTAAGTCGATGAAGGCGTCACCTTTTACGCGGGAGCAGGTCTTGCACGAGGTACAGCCGCGGCTTGTGGATATCGTCAAGGAGAGGCTGAACAAGCTGAAGACGCAGGTCTTGATCGACTACCGGTTCACCTTACAGGGATCCTTCGCAACGACAGACGGACCTGTAAAATTAACGGTGCTTGACGTCGTATATGAAGAGAAAAAGCAGCAGCTGTTGGAGCGGGTTGCTTCTTATATCGAGAATAAGCTGGAGAAGGGGGTCTATCCGACCAAGCCGCTGGAAACCTTCTTCCTGACGCGCCATATGTTGGATCCGAATTTGTTCCCCGTGCCGGACGTCGGAAGAACGATTGCTTTATTTGACCGAATTCAGGAGCTGAACAAAGAACGCACGCAAGCGCTGAGGGAGCATCGAGGCGATATCATTCGGGCTTTGAAGCACTGGGCAGAGGATATATTCCTGCCGCGCTATTATGATGTCACCCGTTCCGAATACAGAACCAAT
Proteins encoded:
- a CDS encoding helix-turn-helix transcriptional regulator — protein: MRLWMKDRWSWQDWAMLAIRMLWVVAVIILMYQDQPSFPFWMVFVPLLLCHLVPFIFVKGHYYLYLTVECLLAGGVSLYLAYDFGLIRLFPPALFTIAFYSRGRAHWCSLPVAVTLFVLSAGDSVSSSLSHPVVWQSLLDAFIFYGVSYALQKGAIAIHTIKHKLVLIREQYVILEQYSSQIEKMTLLEERYRMARELHDTMGHTFTSMILGMETLKSHIHSNEGEVKLQRMLKLARTGLDDIRRQVHQMDPIEEALPLDRSLLQIMDEFKTNTGIRVVFRTMGEPYPVVKQGKLALHRCLQEALTNSSRHGQASTIQVLLQYDPAQLMLQVQDNGKGTDSLQYGFGLTGMKERLASMQGKLYIHSQADAGTVMACTLPNTSHDSGQSIKILLVDDQPLVRESLRLLLGEERDFEVTVVGDGKQAIQQCGKDRPDIVLMDINMPEMDGIEATKSLKEKWPDIRIIMITTIEDVTLAAEALRIGAEGYLLKSIHPKELAATVRLVYGGGTMISQDMAYQLFQFHKGDQAPNPYELTEREIDVLRCLTEGLRNKEIAQNLHLSEGTIRNYISSIYLKLQVNGREEAVEKAKLECLIHRNPVGSSR